AAATCAGCATAAAAATCTCCCTCCAGAATTAACACAAAAGAATCTTTCAGATTATCTAGTCGAATCATCTTGTTATTCTCGTCGTGATCACCTCCCTGAGGAAAGTAGCTCCAACAGCAAATACTTCTATTAGCTTTAATATTCAATCTTATTCCTAGTAATTAAAAGGTCCTAAAAAAGAATGTCCAGGTGCCTCTAGGTACTACTCTAAGCAATCACCTCATTGACAACGGCATCCTCAAGCAACACAATTTGGCCTAGTCCAGGAACTGAACCTTCAAGGGTAGATCACCACACCATATACCATGCACACAAACCTTGAAACAAACTAAGGACTTGAATGCAGCCCTTCTAAGATAGATTTCTGAATGTCTACTTCTGAAAAAGGAATATACCTTCTTAATCCACCCTGAACTCTCCCACAATTAAACTTGATAACATTCTTCCACAAAGCCCAATCTTCATTTGCAAATCTACAAAGCCACTTTGCCTTTAGTACGCCATTCATGGTATGGAGAACCTAATTGCATGGCCCCGTCTCGTCACATCTTCCTACTTGACACAAATAAATGTTGGCAAGATAAATCGCCCTTTAGGAAGTCTCGTCCAACCTTCTTCCGTTTTGAAGTAACAATTGAAGGGAAAGATCACATGGACATAGAATAAATGGGGATATTAAAATAAGAGCTTCTTAGCAAAGTTCATCTAAGGAAAAGGGATATTGTGGGGAAACCCTAAATGGGAAGATGGAAGAAACTCCACCTATCTGCCTAAGAGATCAACTGAAATAACATAAAAAAGATTTGAGAATCTGAAACCTTGACAATGGCCCAGTGCAATTAACATTCTTCTTAAATAAAACCTTCAGTCGACATTGCTTTGAAAATAGGTAGCACACGCCTTAAGTATCTTAAAATTCTCTTATCGAGCTTCCAAAAATGAAAGTGTCATTAACCAAGAGAATATAGGACGTATAGAGATATTGTTTCCCAATTCTACTGCAAATAGCTTCTAAAAAGACAACTTCAGTTGCTAACCATCGTGAAATCGGCTACAATAAGTCAATAAAAAATTAGTTCATGAAGAGAGCAACATCCAAGATTTGACAACTGAGAACAAAAGGTGCTGAAGACCCTCAGCCATCTAtcacttactccctccgtcccggaatacttgacctgttttccttatcgggccgtcccttaatacttgacctgtttctaaaaatggaaatattctaacaatattatattatttctcactccatccctattaacccacctaccccctactccacacaaaaaataattaaaaattcaacatctactctcccccaaccccacctcttaacccacctcccactaacttcattaaaataataccctactatcaactactacctattaaattaaataagtcaattcaagttccttaaactctgtgccggtcaaaccgggtcgagtattccgggacggaggaaaTATCTCTGTCATAAACTCATGATACAAGCATCTTGCAAGTTAATGGATCTGGAATTATCTATGTCATTCACTCTATAAATTTTCAAGAATAAACTTCATTGAAGTGGCATTTAAAATACCCACAAAAACCTTCCTCGAGAAAATCAGAGAGATACCCATTTATACCCCTTTACAATATGCCAATAGTCTTGGAAAAAGGCAATGTTAAAACTATTAAAGGCCCGAGATTTTTCATCACAAACTCTTTAAGTACCTTTCATGCTGCTTCATCAAAAAAAGATAAATACACGAAGtagttttatttacttttatacTGTCTaacaaaatgaaattaaaaGGTGTCCATTGATTGTGGGGCTGCTCAAAGCTCTCTCATAGACAACACTTCATAGCAAACTTTCGTCTCCACCTTGATACTGTGTTTAGAAGATATATGTTATTATTAGCCACACGATATAAAAGCTTCTCCTATTTCCTTCCCTTTTCAAAGTTGCTTCGTGTTTGTCTCCAATAGTTACTTTATTAATCCACCTTCTAACGACAATAGGTCCAGTAGCTATGAAAGCCCAAATAAATCCGAAAAATCCACTTCTGTCATCGACTCATCACATCATTCATTCTCCTACCAAGTTACCCAACAAACATATGCATTCCAGAGTTAAATGTACACTTATAAAGAAACTTTTTCCTTACCTACACAAAATATAGAATATGATGACTCAAAGACCATGAATTCAAGCCACACAATTCAAACTTAACAGGTCTTTTCATATCACATGTCGACCCAAGATGAAAAAGAGTTGAAGTGTCACAGAAATGATATATAACCGCATAATCGTGCCTACCTAATGCTTATTCTATTGTATAGAATGAGAAGAGAAAACAGTCAACACATCAACATGACCTAACCACATGAAGATATCCTCTTTCTACATAGAGGATCAAATTAGATTACAAGAAATAATGACGAACAGATTTAAGATATTGCATCAGGATCGTTTAACTATGTTGTAAAAACCGTTGGCAATGCAGAATATCTTAAGGCATAGGCGAATTCTTTTCACAATAACAAACAAAATGATGTCATCATTGGGCTCATTGATAGctctaaataaaattaattgcAACATACTTGACTTAAACTGTAGAAACTCCCCAGAGTAAGAATCCAAAAAGCTTCAAATAGTTGGAATCCCAAAGGACAATAGTCCACCCAACTTCACCCCCACAATGAAACAAATGCTAACCACATAACCTCATTGTCACAATTCTTTTTACTTCTTCCAATTTTTTAGTGCCGAAGAACTGCAATTTCATATCTGACTTTCTCAAAATTCATTTATCACACACTCCCATAACAGGGCCATAACGCCTTCTCTCCTTTCAAGAAATAATTCTCATGATAATCATCAACAACATGATCCTTCCCCATCAAAAGCTCTCTCTACATAGTGCATTGGCTTCCCCTCCCTAGTAGGTTCCATGGACACCATAAACCTAACAACTAACCCTCACATCTTTCAGTGTGCAGTTCTATGTATTCCATCTTCGTAGTTCTTACAAAAGAGTCCAATCTGATTTAGACCCGACGAAGTCCTCACAAAATTCTGGTCCaatcttagttttaaaaagtttGCGCTTAAAGCCCTGGAAGCCCAGAAGCTCACAGCAAAACGCTTCTGCCAGCCGAAGCCTAGCGACATACAAGAAGCGCGCGCTTCCTAGCGCTTCGGTGCTTCTGCGCTTACTAGCGCAAAAGCGCTTCCTGTAGTCTAGGCACAAGCCTGGGCACATCAGacccttttttttataaaaaataaatccactTGACTCTAATCTTCTTTTCTAAAGTATcacgtgatttcttttttttaaaaagcgaatatttgggAAGTTTTTGAAAATCCTAGTGCAATTTTCTCCCGTAGCCGGATTTCTCTAGCCTTCTCGCCGGAATTGTCCCGTCGaattctgaatttttctttcatcgTTTTGATTTCTCTTTTTTCATCAACTTTTCTTTCCATATTTTCTCCATATTTTCTgaacttttgaaattttattatatCTTTCCGGGTGCGCTTCGCCTACGAAAAGCGTGCGCTTTCGCTTTGCGCTTAAGCTCCAGGGCCCTTTTGCGCTTCAGTGCGcttcgcgctttttaaaactaagggtCCAATATGTGCATGGTGAACGatcatgcaaaaaaaaaaagaggcttTCAGCTTCTTCAGCATCATTGGACTCCCCAGCCTCTCAAATCCAAAATTACCCCACCAGTTCCTCGACTTTTCATGTTCTTGCTCGTCAATGGCCTAAACCAGTGTTACTTACATCTTATCTGTAAAAATTATCCCCCCCAGGTTCACCCACGCCTGGAATATTTCTTCCAGAATGTGTCAAATACAAATTTTCTCAGAAGATAAGACTTGGAATCTTCGACCCAAGCCAGGGACAGGAAGTTGTTAAAAACATGCACCATAAAGCTAATGGTGTCCATATAATACGGTGTACGGAAAAATTTCCAAAACCTCTATAACACATTGACACTCACCAGATGAGACTTTTTCATGCTCAATGACCAGACTTCTTCCAACGCCCTTGTAACTGCACAACCTAGACCAACCTAGGGTCCCAAACTACCCCTCTATAAAAAGAGTAATGAATTTATTCTACTCTtccctaatgttttacagagTCTGCAACGTCTACTAACACCCAAAAAAAGATCACCCTAAATAAAGCAGGTAAAATTAATAGCTACCCAGCTCTTGAAGGTCCAAAAGCGTGAACAGCTTTTTTTCTGCCATTACATTCATATAATAAATAAGACAGGCTTTTACAACTCAATACAGAACAGGGACAGACTGAAAGGAAAGACACAGTAAGGTACTCCAAAAAGAATTTTCAGCAGCTCTACACTGGCCCCCAACAAGAACGGAAGAAAAATGCCTAGAAACAGCTCAAAGAAAGATACTCAGTCTGACCACATAGAAGAACAGATTAGACGAATACCTCCAACAAAAGCAAGGTTCTAGCACACATAACACAGACATGGATAAACTCTTCACCAGTGGTATACCATGATCGGGTTGCTGAAATTCTTCTTATACATAAAGGTCACTTGAGAATTTCCTAAGATCCCCCTACCAAACAACAGATAAAAAGCCCAAAAACAAATCCATGTGTAGCAAGATCCTTTGTAATTACACTCCCTTAACCCAAATTTCCTCCTCTAAGTGTTTCATATATTCTCTTCAAGTTTGCATCTTCAAGACGAACCACACAACTCTCACCTTCTTACGCATTCAAACTCAATGGCATCAGGACCAAGCAAGAATACTCACACAATAAGCACTCCACAATACCATCACAATCAATCTAACCACGGTATCCAAAGGAAATACAATCCCAATAAAATGTGCTCCCCTGTGAATTGAGCATTAGGCAGACTAATTGAGGGCATAATTGTTTCCTGTAACTACTTTCTTGTTTCAAATTAACTAACTTTTCTGCAGAAACTTGTAAAAGAGAGATGCCTAACACAAAATTGAACAACAAAACACAACTCAGAAAACATCTAAAAGAGAGAGGAATACCTTTCACAAGCGTCTTCAAGAGAAGCGAAAGGACGCTTGAAATCAGGATGGCAAACGCGCCACGCATCCTGATACGCCATCTGAAGCTCAGCCTGATTTCCAGCAAGAGTAGGAACAGCCTGCTGTTGCTGCGCCTGAGACAGAACCCTATTCATTCCCTTCTGCTGCTGCAATTGTTGCTGAAGCAATTGCTGGTGCTGAGATTGAGGACTAGAGCTAGGGTTTTGTTGCTGGTGAAGAGGATGAATTGAATTcgaattagggttagggttttgattttgcgGTTGACCTAAGGGCCGATTAGCACCTCCGAGAGGCCGCAAATGTGCGTCGATGTTCGACGGAAACCGCGCCATCGCCGCTTGTTGTTGCTGCCGTTGCTGCTGATGCTGATGTAGTTGATTTTGTGGTTgattttgttgttgattttgttgctgattttgttgttgttgttgatgatgatgctgttgttgttgctgctgctgttgttgatgttgctgttgctgctgctgctgctgctgctgttgctgctgGAAGTGTTGTAGAAGATACAGttgctgttgctgctgttgttgctgttgttgttgctgcatcAATAGTTGTTGATGTTGGCGCTGAGCCATTAACTGCTTGGCTTCGTCCATGATTATCTCCGCCTTTCTCTCTCCTGAAATTGCGACTCAGTCTTTCGCTATGCCGAGAAATTTGGGGGGATGTATGGATCTTACAACCATGGGAGCGGGCGTGGGAGGTTAGACTTTAGAATGCGTGAATGAAGAATGAAAATGAAACGATTTTCTTTTCACGTACTCCCTCCGAGGGCCGTTCAGAGAACTCCAATTGGGCGGAAAAAGGAGTCAAAAGGGCATTTTTGTAATAAACGGAAACGGTGTGCATTCCGCACAATAAGACCTTGTTTTTTTGCacttaatttctgtttcattcaCATCCGTTtgctccattcagttcagttcagctccattcagtTCGGTTCAGCTCCATttagttcaattcaattcattccAGTTAAACTCCATTATGtttcattcagttcagttcaaaagaACGTCGTTATGTCCATCTTCGTTTTTAATAATCTTATTTTGTTActcccgtcccttaatactcgttcGGGTTTGACCGACACATAGTTTTAGGCAAGTTatttgacttattaatttattaggtgatagttgatagtgggtattatttttaatatagttattgggaaatgtgtcaaataaaggggtaggggtgggagtttgatttttcttttttggaatTATGATATATGTGGGTCCATGGTTAAGTGAGAGAAATgctataatattaataaaaatatgttatttatagaaacggaGCGAGTATTAACAGACaactttataaggaaagcggggcgagtattaagagacaactttataaggaaagcgggGCGAGTATTAAGAGACAACTTTATAGGAAAAGCGGGgagagtattaagggacgaatggagtaatttatttattgttataaTGTTAAAAATTAGTATTATTATATTGCAATCTTCATCATTATGTATTTGTattagttatttattgtttgtttattgtttattgtttattataattttttattatttattatttacgtaGTACTATTCATTTAGTTTCACTAAGTTCGGTTCAAGACCATTCATTCAGTTCAGTGCATTTCATTTCAATTAAATAAAGCTcagaagaacagggcctaaaaaACTTAAGAGCCTGTTTGAAAATCACATAAagtagtttccagttttttgttgccagttttcaaaattaattatcAGTATGCTTgtttttagttcatgattcaatcCAAGTCACATGTCTTACAACAACACAACCAAAAACTAAAAATTGACACTAGTGCTAAACGAGCCCTTAAAATTAAAGTTTTATTGATTTATTTCTAAATTTCTTCTAGAAGAAAAACATGGTCACGAATAACTTTTCCGGAGGCTAAACACGGGTGCCAAAAATATTTTCCGAAAGGTAAACAATATGGGTTCCAAATAGTTTTTCCGAAGAATGGACATGGGTACCAGTTGAGGGCTTGATGCTGCCATCATCTTGCAAAAAGTATTGATTATTGATTTTAGTCGTTTGTATAGGTTTTCACAATATATTCCGGTGGTTCGTCAAAGTATTCGGATACTGGTTCAAATTTTTTCCAACAAACGAAATTACCATTACCAACGATAGTATCAATTGcgtaaaaataataatactcAGTTTGCAATAATCATGTGTAGTTCATCATCGTTGTCCATCGATTATTTAGGTGAACGATGATGAATTGGTTACACATTAATAGATCCACATCAAAACATACCTATTTCTTATGACCAAAAATAATGAATGATCAACTTGCTTGGAGAGCAACTGATACGTAATTCATTATTTGGGCATTATAATCATGAACTGAGAATTAACATCGATCTCCTACATATCGATCATGATAGATGAAAAAACTCATGTGTTTTCTGGTTCATATTCCCAATAACAACTCGTTTCGTGAAGTGACACATttgtttttaacaaattttcttaACTATCAACAAATTTTCTTAACGATCTAACAAAAAAGTTTTTTAAAACCGAAGATATTAAGGTGTTGTAGACGATATTTAAGGTGTTAAATTTAGTTACAttaggatttttatttttattttttaacacTCTATTGCGATGTGGTTTACTCGTAAACTCATTTACATTATTTTCTTGCAAGACATTACTATGTGGCTTTTAATCAACAATGCATTTCCGAAAATTACAATTAGCAacataaaataatcttttatgcATTATCTTGATATATTAAACCAGATGTAAATAATAAAGTTAACATGATATAAAGGTTCACCAGAGTGTTAATGGGGGAAAACCCATTAAGATACCACATTAACCCAAAACACCAGACCCGACTTTAACACATGAAAGAAAAATGTGTAAGATATCCAACCAGAAGAAGGAGATAAAGTATCGACCCGCAGTGAACTGAATAAAAAGCCCTGTAAGTAACACAATAGTATCGAACAAGTAAAGCGTAAATATCCTGCAATAACCAACAGAAAGATGtcaaaaaaaaacccaattcaTTTACAACTACCTTGCATAAAATAATTTCTATAATTAACAATTGAGTAAAGTTCTAAATGATAGTCAATCTACCGCACTACAAATAGTGCACCCGTCAATTTTCTTTTCCTCCCCTCCTCCTTTGGTTTGTATCTCATATTTTGTCAACCACACATAACAAATACGAATAAATGTTTTatttcaataaaaatatttCTCAACTATAAATTATTGTTtacgagtaattaataatattccTTTAATAGATTTAGTAACATTCGGACGTAAGTTACTAGACAATATACTTGTGTACAAAAGGCGGTCTTATACAAAAGACCActttggtgtcatataagttaagcaatgaaaccaagtagtcaaagcaatagaaccaattagttaagcactgtaactaattagttaagcactgtaactaattaattaaaccctgtagctaattagttaagcactggaactaattagttaatcaatggaagtaattagttaaacattggaaccaattagttaagcaataaaaccaattagttaagcaatcaaaacAGTCTTTTCAGTAAGACGGTCTTACGCAAAAGTTGCCTATACTTGTGATGCATACATATTTTCTTAGATTTTTTAATACgtaatggtttttttttatgaCTTTAAAAAATTAGGAATAAATATTCAATTGAATTAATTCTATAAGTAGCACATGCCCCCAAAATGAACAAGACAACCCTGGCCAAAATCAATCAATTCTTTAACCTTGACAATTCTGACTCACAACTActgatttatttaacaaaattacCGGCAAAACCCATAATTGTTGGAGAACTTACAGTCGATCGCGAAGATAAATGATATTTTTGCGTGTGGTGAAGAAGTAGGTGCCTAGGGCCGTGTTAATCTGAGAAAATTCCGAAGCTATGGCCTGAGATAGATCATCttctttttgttgttttatCTACAATGATATCGTCAATTTTTTTAGATTAGGATATTTGAGTCCAAGTAAGATCTAAATTTTTCTCGAGCTCAATCCAGTCCTATCTAACTAAATTGTCTTGAGTCCAAATTCAGTCTAACTCgatcctttttttttaaaatgaaaattttattttaataagaaaaagttAAACATATGTGATCCGAACATAAATAAATGCAAACAATACCCTTATCGTCTAACTCTTTAACACGTACAATAATATATAATCCTTTTGAAAACTTACGAGGCAGGAGGAAAAGCCAACCATTAACCAAAAAGTTATGCAAATAGCATTGTATCTTACAATTCTCGGGAGACATAAACTGGAAAATTGAGTAAAGCTCAATAACCAATCATCATGGTCGCTGAGAAAggcgagagagaaagaggatgAGAACAATTTCGGGATAGAGATTTGATATGGAGTGTAACATTTTCTTTTTGTATGATCCATAATAGATAAAGGTAAATAAATACAAATTTcacaatattatttaaattaccATGTCtatatataatttaaattaaataaatttggaCTTCATTGAATTTTTGGAGTCCAATAGTTTGAGCTACATTCCAGTCTGAAAAATGTTAGACTTAAAAATTTAATGGTTTGATCTattttaaaattcaatccaGTCCAACAATTTTGAACTGGATTGGATTAGACTTCTTTCAATCCACTTGCTCTCAGGTATTTATCTAAATTTTTTGGCATTTACCATTCGGCCATTTACCAACTTAAATTCATATGATGCATTTCAAGATTTCAACCACTTATAACAAAGTGAAGGAATAGGTTACTTTATGGTTCATTCTATTCACCTAAATTTCACTTACGTTTTTTGAACTTATCGTACACCATGTATGATCTTAACTGAACTTACAAatgaagtactttttttttggacGGATAAATGCAGTATTTAGATAGCCCTTAGTTTCCATAACTTTATGTcatacttattttttctaataaatgaaaataagttGAACGCAATAAAACCTTAGTAACCCCCTTCCCCTCATTTAGGACAAAAATGTTTTTCTTGAGGAAAAGTACAATGCTCAAACTAAAAACACACACATAGAGCTTGTGATGGATTACATATTCATATATCAACACAAATAACTTCGAATCTAATAAATGGTCAAAATTCAATCTTCGCGCACACTAATTATAATTGTACATTTTCCAGCCATTACTAAAGAGTAAAGATAATTGACATCAATTTCATTTCAAAGTTTAGCTTACTTGCAAGTTTTAAACAGAATAATCTGAAATATCATGCTTTCAATGACAGTAATGCCTACTCCTATAGAACTTAAAGAGCAGAGTACTGCCAATTTCCGAGGTCTTAGACATTGGAACTCGGTAGTGAGTACTGAGGAGGTACGAAGCCATACAACTACTCTGTATGTCAGTTTAAATGCAATGGTTTCAATCTTCTTACATTTCAGTCTTTAAGCTCTGCAACAATCCAAACCGGCATGAATAAAGCAGAGAGATGTTTTGAATTCTGAGACGAAGCTGAATAGTGTATTCTATGATCAACTGACTGTGAATCACTGATAGCTAACAAGTTGACAGTACCATCAATGTTCATCAAGTATTGAGAATTGAAGAGAGACATTCATAATTACTCGGCCTTCACTCAAAATGATGCACGTTTCGTTAGAGATAACAATAGAATGGAACACCATTAAAGCAAACCAGAAGATttactttcaaaattcaaataaatgACACAGATAATAGCCAAAGACAATGAATGAGCATGTTCAGGATGGGAAATTCTACAGCACAAGCTCACAAAGAGGAAGGAAATAACGCGGAGCTTTCTTGCCGGCTCCGGAGATGATGATGGATGTGAATTGCTGGCAGATGCAAGGTCATGAATATGATATCCTTCCAAAGTCTTTTCTTCCTCGAGATGACGGTGGGATGTTGACTAGTCGGTCGGTTCTGTGACCTACCAAACAAGGGCAAGGGCTATCAAAATGAACATATTGTATCTATCTTCTTCCCCCCCAATGTTGACCttcaaaaaaggaaataaacaACAAAAGTGAAGGAACACAAACAATTATTTCCAATATACAAGAAGACTTAATTCAGAACTGAttgaaaaaaaatccaaaaaccgGGATCAAGTTTGTGCataccccaaggcgtgctgtTATTGAAAGAGTTTCCTCCAAGAGAATTTGAATTTCCTGGATCATAGCTATAAGAACTGTGCTGTGGCTTCATATGAATCCCCTCGTTCCCATGAAAACCAGATGATCTCCCATGGTTAGTACGCTGAATAGGTGGCTGTCCCAAACGGCTTAGAGAGGTTGGTGACAATTGTGATATAAATTGTGGTGTCCTTGGCATGGAACGGCCATACCCAAGAGGTAGATTGTGAACAGGTGGGCTGTTCATATCTGGttttgcaaatccttgaataGGTCCACTTGGCCTGAATTGAACCATAAACAAACACATTAGAACAAGCTCAGTAAGCTTTGTAGCTCCAAGATTTGCAAATATCTTAAACTCATCCCATACTTGATACTTGGACATGAGTATCATTTGAGGTCGTTACTTGTAGTTCTCACGAAATATAGCAGGAAGGTTGTGCCAAACCAATGACCAGCTGATCAACTCTACCTTGGTTCTGTTCCTCACTATTTACCACTGTTCCAGCTAGGACTTTGACAAGACAAGCCAAAGCCTCCGAGGTATACATAGCAGACTTGAGATAGTTATAGAACATCCATCCAGTGGTCGCTTGACAGCTAACTAAGTGCCTGTTTGGCCTAGCTTCTGGGCAAGCTTCTTGGAGTGAGAAGCAGAAATTGGGACAAACAGGTgaagtttataaaaaaaaattagctcCTTTAGATGCCCGTTGGACAGAAAAAGGCTAGAAGGAGAAACTCTAATTTCAAGCTTCTCACTTTTGTTTCTTGGGGAGCTGCTGAAAGTCTGAAACAGTTGATGATAATTCACCATGACCTATTCACCTATTTGCCCCTACAAAATCCATTAAAGACCATACTTATCTTCAAACAAAACATACTCTCATCCTCTAGTACACATATTTTTGGATCTAAATTGAGCAATCCCTCTCCAACCTCACATCAATTTGAGCCATTTTAAGACCCTCTAATTCTCCATCTCGATTGATTTGcagattttaatttcataagcCGGCCATGATTTCATCACCGATGGGCGCCCAAAACAGGAAGAAGGCTGATGGGTTAAAAGGAGGACAAGGAGAGAGACAAAGAAGGTGAGAGGAAGAAAAAGGTGACGAAGAACAATAAATTTTCACAATATTTTATCTGGGTTCTTAGCAACAAATAAAATATGGACTTGGGGTTTtcataaaatcaaaattaactttTTGCATGGCAGGTGGCTGAGATCTGCTGGAATGAGTATTAGGATTGAAGGTAGGAACAAAAAGATCAGAAACATGTTAGAAAACATGACAAATCATGGTTGGTGTTAATGATGATGAAGGTAGTAAGAAAGATTTCATGAAGCATGGGCTGGAAGAATCATTAATGGATGACTATTGATTTTttggtttcttttttttttaattctagtGTTGTAACAGACTTTGTTGTCaaagttatttttatttaactactaaaaattattttaaaaaactaATAATAACAATACATCTTACTAGTTATGATTACTACAACTTTTATTTATAAAAGACAAATCATAAGTTAAAAACTCTAAAAGTATAAATGGGCCAAACAATGTAAACTAATTTTGTTTCTTAGAATTACTTCTTAAATTTATGGCCAAACAATTATGTTTTCTCAAAAGTGTTTCTCTAGAAACAGTCTACAGAAACTATTTCTAGGaaacattaaatttttttctaGAAGCTTGGCCAAACATATCCTTACTTATCTTCCTTGGGTACATCTAGGGAAGTCATTCACATCCCTGAACCGGCCAAGTATATTATTAGTGTTGGCCAGATATCATGACCCCAAACAATTTTCTCTCAGTACTTGAGAAATTATCACTCAGGAAGGACTCCAATAGCAATCCCTCAATACATAAGGCTCGCTTACAACTTCACTTGAAACCCGAATACCAAGGGGTAGTAAGGGCTTAattcattaaaaaaacaaatatcaTACTTGGCTCG
This genomic stretch from Spinacia oleracea cultivar Varoflay chromosome 3, BTI_SOV_V1, whole genome shotgun sequence harbors:
- the LOC110793114 gene encoding uncharacterized protein → MDEAKQLMAQRQHQQLLMQQQQQQQQQQQQLYLLQHFQQQQQQQQQQQQQHQQQQQQQQQHHHQQQQQNQQQNQQQNQPQNQLHQHQQQRQQQQAAMARFPSNIDAHLRPLGGANRPLGQPQNQNPNPNSNSIHPLHQQQNPSSSPQSQHQQLLQQQLQQQKGMNRVLSQAQQQQAVPTLAGNQAELQMAYQDAWRVCHPDFKRPFASLEDACERLLPYHVVADYEAEEDDRILDSDTTGQMFSRSQQWDHNIAAKVAEFTSTFEKQALAFNIITRKRALGEFRSEERLMIEQALLQEEKRAIMEVRAEIESRAGREAHEAKMRMAAMQAEQARAESQAHAELMARAPIRVNALGSQGNDASMNHDMTDQEQGVIPDEMINGWGNNAQRVEREPSDDFLNDEEAENGDTGMQEEWRESGEFDLNSR